Proteins from a genomic interval of Papaver somniferum cultivar HN1 chromosome 4, ASM357369v1, whole genome shotgun sequence:
- the LOC113274139 gene encoding F-box/kelch-repeat protein At3g06240-like: MAHMLSLPEEILLDIFLRLAVMSLLPLRCVCKRLKTLLYSSKFVKMHLNYNVEKNNICVMFKDICSCERLAIYTVNSNALASSLTTYDSCDKVVEVEHPVIPPDYDCISILGSCDGLLCISACVSGRYDAEVTCIWNPSTGEYKKLPSSFKHFPNEGRSLYGFGYDTKIDDYKLVKVRDFDGKRGRSKFNVYMLGSNSWKRFQPIPYWFRPKFPGVLVNGKLHWLGVTRADNSSVIVSLDIGNEKFDEMSLPEEPLEAREALKYVGALEGCLCMISNSYDFMRLVDIWVMQEYGVMKSWSKRFRLTQVFIAQTYFTPLWSFRHGEILFETSQCLVLYNTHHNIVKVLKLCEDSHFPRIEWAENYVCSLVPVKSNVFVERKKSTTKPVATWVVKD; the protein is encoded by the coding sequence ATGGCACATATGTTAAGCCTTCCTGAAGAAATTCTTCTGGATATATTTCTAAGGTTAGCAGTGATGTCACTGTTACCATTAAGGTGTGTATGCAAGCGCTTAAAAACTCTACTTTATAGCTCTAAGTTTGTGAAAATGCATCTAAATTATAATGTCGAGAAAAACAACATTTGTGTTATGTTTAAAGACATCTGCAGTTGTGAACGCCTAGCAATTTATACAGTAAACAGTAATGCGTTAGCATCGTCATTGACCACATATGATTCATGTGATAAGGTTGTCGAGGTTGAACACCCAGTTATTCCTCCAGATTATGATTGCATTAGTATTTTGGGTTCTTGTGACGGTTTGTTGTGCATATCTGCTTGTGTATCTGGTCGTTATGATGCAGAAGTTACTTGCATATGGAACCCATCAACCGGAGAATACAAGAAATTACCTTCATCATTTAAGCACTTTCCCAACGAGGGCAGGAGTTTATACGGGTTTGGCTACGATACCAAGATTGACGACTACAAATTGGTAAAAGTTAGGGATTTCGATGGAAAAAGGGGTAGGTCCAAATTCAATGTCTATATGCTAGGATCAAACTCATGGAAAAGGTTTCAGCCCATACCTTACTGGTTTCGACCAAAGTTTCCTGGGGTGCTTGTTAATGGAAAACTTCATTGGTTAGGTGTTACAAGAGCTGACAACTCCAGTGTTATAGTTTCTCTGGATATCGGGAATGAGAAATTTGATGAGATGTCTTTACCAGAAGAACCTTTGGAGGCAAGGGAGGCTTTAAAATACGTGGGAGCATTAGAAGGGTGTCTTTGTATGATTtctaattcatatgattttatgcGTCTTGTTGATATTTGGGTAATGCAGGAATACGGAGTGATGAAATCTTGGAGCAAGCGTTTCAGGCTTACCCAAGTATTTATTGCGCAAACGTATTTCACGCCTTTGTGGTCCTTCAGACATGGTGAGATTCTGTTTGAGACTAGTCAATGTTTAGTTTTATACAACACACACCATAACATAGTTAAGGTGCTAAAGCTCTGTGAAGATTCACATTTTCCACGAATAGAATGGGCAGAGAATTATGTCTGTAGTCTAGTTCCAGTCAAATCTAATGTTTTTGTGGAGCGTAAGAAAAGCACGACGAAACCAGTAGCAACATGGGTGGTAAAAGATTAG